The region ACGATATCGTTATTAAGCTGATGAATTATTACAAGATATCGTATAAGATAAATTATTAGCCTTGTACAAGCGACTTGGTATACCTACGCataatgattataataataacaacaacaacactaATACAACACGCCGATATACCGGaaaaatctcttgaaacttgaaaatcaaccgcgcatgcgccaaataattcaatctcactGGTCGGTGAAATATTCCCGCGGCCatattcttgtccgcgacgcaggcgggccaacctacgcaaaatgtgtacgtttgaattttcaaagagcgtgagcgttaaattccgaccgttctttgaagaatcgactttccgacccgacaacaaatgcttcccaaacctttccgagtcgctgcctcgattatttgagatcctaacctcgaaaattcgcaTCAACTgcatcgccggcagaaacagttcgacagctgaaaactcgcgcatgcgcggttgattttcaattttcaagagATTCTCCCGGTATGTAATAATATCTGCAACGATTTTCGCTCGTGACTTTTAATGACGAATCGATATTCCGAACGACACGTGAATAATTAATACTACATGTATTATGAGACCACCttttcacagatttttttttttttttttgattaaaaaatattattctataACATATCAGCCGAGTGTCGATTGTTTCTCCAGTAGCGAAATGATGAGTGCGCTAttttgcgtgtgtgtgtgtaaatttTCTGTGGACACCTGTTTGCGATTTACCgatcgaattttatattttacgtTTGCGATTAATATAACCTAATCGTATAATACAGAAACACAATATTCAACTTCGATTTCATATCTTTCTCTGCCGACTTTACCACTGACACGTTGCGGCAAATCTTTATCTTATCTTTACAATCTGTTGATGTGcttttatacacatgtacgtatacaaaaaattttcctgaaCTTGAACTCGACgcataacatatatatatatatatatatatatatatatatatatgtatatatatatatatatatatatatatatatatatatatatatatataatgtatatataccaTCTATACGCCATTCGTATATTTGTAAACATATATACCAATCGGATTAAACATtgcattttttgtaaaataatgtatCAATATATCAAGTAATAAGTgccatgataaaaaaaaaaaaaaaatccctacaaagaaaaattcattggcAGATctactaaaaaaatttgttttttttcaaacgcgcatcaaaatttcggcAGAGTATCAacaatattgatatttagatgtgcctattttattttttccattttccatttgagtaatatgtaagaaaaaaaaaaaaaaacgtaaaattttagaattcttTATTTCTCGTAAACGGCTTGACTTACAAACTATCTAAACACGGATTCTTGTAGGAAACTTCACGCACTACAAAAAAAGTGCCAAGCTAAAATTTTCCTAACTCTAACCGATTAAGAGATATTCGAGATGACTCGATGTTTACAGACGAATATCTTTTCAAATAAGCCGTCGAGGATTTTTAGCagggtgaaaaaatgaaaacaaaacggAAACATCAAAGAGAATAGTTCTGCGTGATTTTCAAACGGAAGTAATCATAAtgagaagaataagaataaacgTAGAATGAATAAAAGACGTATAGTGTGTCTGTCGCGACGATGAAAATCGCTTACTCgcaatttcattcgaaaacGTGCTCGTACATTGTACGCGAAAACATATCACGCAATTTGCAAGTCAAAATATCGACGGGAATAACACACGAGTGaaagtaaaggaaaaaaaaaaaaacaaaatcaaagaaaCAGAGCACAACCGACCAAGattttgaaatgtaaaaattttgaaaacacgacaagaacaaaaacactcgataaaaataaaagacaagGACGTCGCTGGTCTTTAAAAAGTGCAAATCGAATACATAACGAAATCGAGAGTTTATGAGATTTTGTTGCGTCGGAATTCGGCAGAAAAGCAAAAGagaacgcaaaaaaaaaaaaaaaaaaaaaaacagcaacttatttttactatttatCAAACCCTGCGAATATCAATGATGTGAAAACGCCACGCCGAATACAattatcgtaacgaaaaaCTTGTTCAACATCGTTGTTCTTGTCGTACAATTGCGCTGATCGTTGATAACGGTGAAAAAGAGTGAAATTTTGCTCCGTCGGTAAAGTCCGACTTAAAGTATCCCCTTAAAGAGTGATCGCGGAGtataaattcgatattttagATTCCAAATCACGGTACTGCCGTAACCAAGGTTCGTACGCTTTTTGGAACCCGAAATTCCCTGACCATTCCAGGTGTTCCAGCCTGAAGttgggttttttttcattaaccTTCCAAGAGATATGCCGCTgattaatgacaatttttttccacattaaTACATATTACCTAGTAATTAATTTACTGTCCGACtactaatttacaaaaaaacaGCCAacgattttcagtaaaaaaaaaaaaaacgaaaggagGTTTGATATCAAGTAACGTACATACAAGAACGAGtttatttcttaaaaaaaaattaaaattccagtcttattttcgaaattccccGACATTTACCTGCTGTAAGAAACTCCCCgagttttcccggttttccaggTTATCCCTGTGCGTACGAACCCTGCGTAACGCACGAGTGatatcgaattattttttgagcTTGCAGGCCTGCGGCAAACCCGCAGGGCCGTTGAAATATACTGTATATGTTTAAAAAGTGGCCTTATTGTTTTAGGGAGGAAGGGAGAGACGACGCCTTTTAAAAAGACGGGGAAATTTAATATCTCTTTAAAGAAGAGAAGCGGgctctcctcctccttcttctcctccttcttcttcttcttcttcttcttcatcgtcTCATTTACTTGCCGATATGCGGGTTCACGTCGAGGAGAAACGAGCCGCTTATACTTGTCGCAGACCCAACTCTGCCTTACATCCCGGAGgcaagtgaaaaaatgtttatgtGTACACAGAGTGTATATACGCGTAGGTTTCAAGCCGTTACACGTACGCACAAACGAGCGTGTAAAACCTTCCGAGAAacctttcttctttctcttctcgaGAATTGTGTTTAACGTCAATTAGTTCTGTATAATCGCGATAATTACATCGGCCAATTAGCGGGGAAATAATCGAAAATCAATAGTATCTGTTAATGTTGAGTTtaacatgatttttttctaagaacttacaagaaaataaataaataaaatacaggACTTGTATATTTAAGGACAGAAGGATCTGTACATTGATTGTTGTTTAACAAACTTAGTAAATACAGTCTTATTTTGTTTTAGTAgttggaaaaattctttctaTTACAACAACAAAATTCACCGAAACACCGTATTGCTTGATTTTACCTTCTTTCGTTTCACTTTCTTTCAACGGTCAATTGAATGTTGATATTTGTTTAGATTAATATCGATATCAAGTACGCAGTTTTGGAggaggaaaattaaatatttaacgatcAGGGTGGCCACTCAATTCCGCTCAcggaattccctgacatttcccggttttccctgactaaaatcattatttttccctaACATTTTGATGCACAATTTGTGCAGAAATCACTAAAAACTATAGTAACCTAGGTAAAGTATGGCCAAATATATTaaagttataaaagtttttaaaagttGTTCATTCCGttcattatgatttttgaaagttgacaaaaaatgaaaatttccatttgCTTGGTCTTGTTAAGTATATATTTAAGAAGGGGCTCCAagaagcgaaatatttttagagcTATTATTCGAACATTTATGctgtttgcaatgaaaatcgaGGTTCGAAGAATTATGACTAATTAACGAATgtgtaactttttgaaaaataaacataaaaatttttttccaacgggacatttttcttttaagcGTTAAGAATACGCTACaatttatccaaatttttaaattgatatttaatacAGCAAAAGCAACTATTTTATGCGGTGTACTGTCTAGACGCGGCGCGTCTATGCCGTAACAGTTGCGCAGAGCCCTATGTtcagcgttaaattaaaattactaataCTGAAGTTAGAATTCCGGGTGCTTGtacttttttattggaaatttcttcctctttaagaatctttttaaaattttcgctagCGCTTTTACTTTTTGAGTTATTGCCAAAAACCTGAGGCTTCGTTTTTTCTAGACTATTAGGCGTCGGTGAACTTGCGTCTCCACACGCAGTGACGGCCATAGATAAATCAAACCGATGTCTGCTCGTACTACTGAATTCCTGTGACAATCAACAACTAAGCTTATAATCGTCaataagaagagaagaaaaattgtgacgATGCGTTGATAGCATCTCAATTTTATGGACAAAGCTTTTGAAATCCGTGAGTTCTATAAAAAGTCCCTGACCAAccaaaaaattccctgacatttccctgaCTATTCCCTGACAtacaaaattccctgacatttcccggttttcccggttttccagacGGGTGGCCACCCTGACGATACCAATGTGATAAAGAATattaacggaaaaaaaaaaaaaaaaagaaatcaaaagtATCCAATTGacgtaacgaaatattgaaactaaaatcattgttCTGAATATTTGGAACCGCTTTCAAGgactttaattttcaaaacccGAACACAATTTGCTTATTAAAAATAGATTACTCAAATTTGAGACGATATTTCAGTTGCggaataatgatttttcctaaaaatgaATCTTTACGTTAACGTTGCGAACATCAATCTCTTGTAAAATTTGTACCCAATAACCGTTCGAATGAAATGAGTCCTCGCGTGAACGCcgaaatcgaacgaatttaccaaattttttttcaacgacttGAAACGAAGAATCTTacttgattattattattttttttttcgtgaaattttagCAAGAAAATTATCGTAACTTggacgattttgaaaatatcttcaTCAATTTCAATCTCAAAGTTCTGAAACGATTTGACAAACAGTAAACGCACTGTAAAGAAAGTTTTCAccatataatttaatttgaacAANNNNNNNNNNNNNNNNNNNNNNNNNNNNNNNNNNNNNNNNNNNNNNNNNNNNNNNNNNNNNNNNNNNNNNNNNNNNNNNNNNNNNNNNNNNNNNNNNNNNTTTCCCCTCAATAGTGATATTTCAGTCGGAACGTAGATTtgacgtttcaatttttcgataccGCCATATTGTCTTTTTCTAATTattggaggggggggggggggggggggggggggggtgtatcGGTGGTGGAAATCCATAATTTTTACCACATTTTGCAGTAAAAAGTCATCCACGTAatccgcaattttttttcagtcaaataACTCGGCCATACTCAAATTTTGactaaaaataatcataacGTAAATCGTTTGGGAAAACTCAATTCTCCTACGgtcgacatttttcaatcaaattatataaattcaagatggcggcggCCGATGCCGATACAGAATCTGGTCTAAATTCTGGatttagacaatcgacgcccccccccccccccccccccccccccacctctaatgataaaaaaaaatgtaaattgtgatgtataaaaattgcaatttcagGTGCTTTCTTTCAAGTACATTTCGGGTGATCtacacgatgaaaaaaaatcgaggcGCGACTCCTAACGAGGACAGAACTCGAGAATCCTCGTTTATGAAGTGCAGGCGGTGAAATTTGTCAAACATTTCACGCGATTCCCACGCCcgaatctctctctctctctctctctctctccttttctctctcaaGTGCAGCGTGTGCGTCTGTAATAAAACGCCGCTGGCGGCTATTTGCCCGGCGCACGAGAAAACGCCAACCGCGATTTCAtaatcggtgaaaaaaaaaaaacactgctgCAGCTGCATACCAGATACCGTAAGAAAGAATCGATTCTAATTCCATCTCGAATTCGAGATTAAGGCTTTGCGTGGCTTTCGTGAATAatcgtaattttcaaattttacaggAAATATTCCAAGATTCGACGAATCGAAACAAAGCTGAACGTGTAACTTACTCTTAGATTTACTTTGAACTTTGGAAACGAAATTCGCCCTTGAAATAGTTCTAGTTCTGTACAacgcttgttttttttttttttttcttttttctttcttctcttcattTCCATCAATGTTTAGTTTGGCTAACGTTGGcaacgattccgagtctctcgtctttcttcttctctatTTTCAAACTGCATATTCGATGAATCAGCTATTTCTATTTCATTGCATACCTACTTGGAAAACTGAGAGCATCTGCGGGTAAGAGACGTAAGACGCGCGCGTTAGATACCGCAAATAGTAGGAATTACGCAATAGAAATGAGTCTCGAATTCATACGATATATGCGTTTACAATCAATGTCATTGTCATGCGAACGACAGGGCGACGcggagaaggagagaaagagaaagatagagaAATCGGTGCATATAATATCTCGTATATCGTATGTCAAGGGCTGGATTATTAGACGGCTAACAACGTATTGTCTCTCTCTTCTATTAAGCTCGCCCAGATACAGGCGATCGAAAATAGCCTTCGCAGAAGATAAACAAAAGGCTGCAGCGCGATTATACGTGCTGTACATTCGGCCGTCCGTACAACCTGCGCTTACTTAATTATAACATTTGAATTTCGCATGACTGCAGACAAGAGAAggaaagagacagagagagagagagagagagagagagagagagagagtcggTATTTTTATAAGTACTGTAAATTTCGTATCGCGCTGCTTATTTGTTGTTAGTCACCGCGTTGAACGTAAATGACGACTCCCCTCGACGTTCCACGAGTCAAATGCCATAAAAATTAGTCTTTATTAGCTGatgtgagaagaaaaagagatgaaaaaagaaaatgaaagacTTGGAACGGAGGGAAGAGACGGCCTCTCTAGAAGCCTTATTATTTACATCGAGAAAACTCTAAACAAAGttactttttctctttccaaatatatacatacataactGAATTATCCCGAGTACCTTCACGGCATCGGTGATGAAACGTCGAGCGTGGGCACGGATCGTGTTTTGTTTCGTagctggttttttttttttttttttattttatttttatttatttcttcttattcttgttTACTTTCCGTTTCTTCGTATCGTCGCGATATGATATACGTCTATTTCCGAGGCTAATATACTTGTTTCAACTGTTATTAACCGACCAGCAACCCTAGACAAGAGACGATTTGACTGACGAGTGAAGCGAGTTTCTAAAGAGAAATTATGCAAGTATAGCCACACCTGTAATATTACGACAAGGTTGAAGGGTCTGTTGTTACAAAATACAGCGAGGGGGACAGGCGCGTGGTTCACATGAATGTGTAAGCATGCATGCATACCTGTGGAGTTTCGAAGCGGTTGGTCCGTGTCACGAGGCCGAGAGAATAGTAAACAAGAGAACAGAACAATACCACGCACGAAACACacaatatattaattataaccAGTGATATGCGGCTTTAATTGAAACGGAAAAACTTCAATACACAATCGGTAAAACTACAACGGGTTATTTTATCACGTGTAAGTTAAACTTGGCCACGGGGCGCACGCACATCGAGCACCCACTACGCGTTCCACACCGTACGTACACAATACAGATTACAGATTAAATATTATGGCTGCGTGTGTCTCGACGTTCATGAATGAAACTAAATACGGATCGCCTCTCGGCCGGGGAAAACTACCACGATCATTCGTTGGTTGGCCGGCCGTTTTATTCCCGTCGTGATTGGTCGAGTCCCTCGGATCACGCCGGCCGCTATTTGGCGTTTCCTATTGGCCGAGAGGCTCTGACTGACGCGTTTGAATTCACCGCGCTAGTCAAGCTGGCAACTAACGCggaaaatatatatcaatCAGGCGACAGGGGTAAGAATAGTTCGAGAAAATAAGTAGAGAGATAtctaattttcttattctcgCCCTCGTAGAACGGTAAATATTGCTATTTGTcaatttgagatttttttttacacttttttcgTAAAACCGGAAATCAACGGTTACGGTAGTCGTAGCCATTTCTGCTAGGCGCAGCTGATTTGTCTCAATTTTCTCAAACCTCTTCGGGGATAAAACCAAGTAAAACGTAAGTTTAATGCGGAGAAATTTGATCGAAGAACGACGGATTTTGAGGTCAACTAATCTACGGATCTGTTTCATCTACACTTTTTATCGTGTCACTGTTATCGTCTGCTGTCTTCGGATTCTTAGATATTGATTATATGCCATAACCTAAAAATATTAGttatatattttgttatatAATAGTCACTTTTATTTATCCGCGAAACGTAGACTGGCCAATTcgagaataaaatatacacattCCGGGAGCCGCTCGCTCGGTATTTTCGGCCTGGTCATAAAGTAGCGacataagtaaaaaaaaaaaaaaattgcatatttaCGTCATCAATTCTATTAGACAATCATGCTGAGCTCCCGCCTTGCTACCGGACTCAAGGAGGTCCCTAAGGTCCTGAAACGTAATATTGGCATTTTGGCCCCGGCACTGCAGAAGGCCAGCGACCCAATTCAGCAACTGTTCGTTGACAAAATCCGAGAATACAAGTCCAAGAACACGTAAGTTTGGCTGCTTGGGTCTGTTTTCATCGAATACCGTCAAGCACATATATAGCTCGATATAACAACTCGACTTACCGGTGAATTTTCTTTACGTGCCATTCAGAGGTAGCAAAACACTTGTAGATGCTTCCCCTGAAACGATTAAAGAGCTTCAATCAGAGCTGGAGAAGGCGGCAAAGCACGCTGGCGGTGGAGGTGGAGTAGACCTGACTCAATTCCCGCAGTTCAAATTTGACGGTAAGTTGCGCCGTCACGTTTTAGTCAGTtgtaagattttttaaatcaatgtAACAACCAATAGAAATCTGCAAAGCATACAATCATAATTGTACATAACTTTAGATCGatacttttttactttttcagaACCCAAAGTCGACCCCATCAATATGCAGACTCAGTAAATGTATCTACATATTCAATAAATTACTGTAGATATTAATGTAACTTCCACAACTGTACACACAttgtaatattgaaatattaaatcgTAATAACAGACAAAATTCTTTGTAACATTGAGCAAATCCGAAGTAACcacgaaaaaatatcaattgcTGGAATCAACAAGTTTAGAGAGATGACGAAAACTAGCCATAGTTACCTTACGGAATGTCTTCGTTTTGTTAAATAGTGCTTCACTCTACCAGTCATACAATATTtgtttgaatggaaaaaaaaaatataaatttttaagatAAATTTCACGATAGTTCTTTTCAAGATCAGTTTCAAGTTGCACAGAAATTGTGTAACTTTGAGTGTAATCCGTTTTGGGGGAATGGAGTATAATTGTGATTTGTCTGGATCATCTGTACTTGAATCATCATTTCGGTAAATTCAAAAGAAACACTGCAATtcataaaatataatgtattcacagtcgtaaaaattttgtttacaaagtGAAAGTGTATTAAAGATAAACGATCAGTTATTACCGTTCAACTTGTTATTAGATGAGTGTTTTGAACAGTCTCTGCGAGAATAGGCATTCCAAATTTAATAGCTATTGATTTGGCCGTCTTCGCGAATCTTACAAGCTCACGTTTCGAAATGAGAGTTCTGTACTGCCCTGCGCAGGTGCAATATTCATTcatgttttctctttttatttgattacatttcACACATTGTAAGTCTTGCAGTATATATCCCATACACTTTCTGTTTAGCGTATCTATAAGCGAAAATTCAATCTCCGCATTATCATAGCTGGTTTCACAGAGCGGACATTTCCACACGTGCCTATTATTCTCGAACGCGCGATCGTTATCCTTGCATAAATCAATATCACGAGTGTGATAGCAAGCTTTGCATATCACTTCGGGCAAAGTGAAGGACACACAGGGATCGCTCCATTCCGCACTGTCACCGAAATTCCCTACTCCTATTAAAcgcaataaatttctttttaaaatatGTACTTCTGCTTCAACTTCTTTGTCCAAGGATAAAACCTTGCATATAGATTTGACCAGTTCGAGAGCTggattaattttctttgattCGGCATCGCCGAAATCAAGATAGGGATTCTCCTCACGTGTTAAAATCTTCTCCGGCAGTTTCTTGTGAATCTTTTGCACTATTTGAAACAGTTTGTGCGACATTTCACTGGATATTATTTTCTTGGCAAACTCGGCTGTGCTCTCAAGAGCTCCAAGTCCAAGCGGTGCAGTTAACGTTTGACTAAGGCTgctgtttttcctttttctacgTCTTGGCGTCGCATCGGATGATTCGCTTTCACTCATGTGCTGATAAACTGCACTTATGTATCCAGCTACGATCGCGTTGAAGCTTGCCTGGCACGCCGCCTCTTCTGGTAAATACTCAATGAGATTCCAATTCATTATTATCTCTGGCCCATCATCGTCATCCTCTTCATCCGGCTCTGTGTCAGGAACATACTGGTTACCCCTCAACTCGTCCGGAATCTTCCCCTTCACGCCAGCGTGATTTGGTAAATCTAGCCAAATCAGATACTCCCAACACTGTTGGTAAGTTATTTCGATGCTGTGAAACAGTTCCTTATTCTTAATGGACTTTACAACGAATTCAACATACCCGAGAGCATCCGATATCAGCCTCTTTTTTGAGCataaaatgattttattaaaGTTAGCAAATATGATGATCGAGCCGAGCCTTCTGAACTCCGCGACAAGTtgaatgaacaattttttcatcaagttATGGAGTGTCCTGCGCAGCGCCGGATCGTATAGTAACGCACTAGGTGACCTGAGCCAACGATAGAAGTGAATCACCTGATAATCAGCAAACACGTTTCGGTACTCTGATATGTCTCGCAACCAGGAATTTACCATCGTCTTAAGAACCTTGAATGCTGCACTGCAAAGAGCGGTCTCATCGTAACTTGGAATTGCCGTTATTCCGGCTCCTCCGGAGACTATTTCCTGCAGGGAAGCTTGAGGCATATTGTCAAAGGCGACAAACGTGCTGGTTCCTTCTATATCGTTGACACGATGACATTGGAGCAGTGTATTTACTGCCAAACTTTCAACATCCAGCTCTACGCAAGTACTGGAATAAGTGCCTGCATTGTTGGCCGCGCAACTCGAGCTTTCCTCAAAATCAGTTAACAAcctattatcatcattttcgCTACCTCCTAAATCGGGCCTTTCAGTAGGTGAACACCATAAAACGAAATTGTGTTTCTGCAAGTGTCTGGCATAAAATAAGTCTGCACCAAATATTGTTGGATCCGCCGGTAGATTGCCAATTGGAGCATGAAAGTAACGGCACTGTTGAATCATGAGGTCAAGGATTTGGTCCGACTTCAGATAGTGGCGAATCATGGCTTTCGCACCTACTCTTTGCCAGTCCAAAGTACTGTACAAATTTTCCATATCTTGTATGTGCGTATTAACCATTGGGAATTCAGTCAAGACCGGCATTTGCCGTGACAATACAGAAATATCGATTGGTGATTGAATCGCGAGTAATGTTGGCCCTTTCTTCTCGTTTTTATAGGCCTGGAGCGCGCTTTGTACCAAACGCTGAACCTGTTTCAAGTCCGTTTCGACCCTGACATTGAACTGGATCTCGTCGGGTAAACTCTTGACATAGTTCTGTATATCGCTATTCAGTAAGTTATTTCTTTCAGAGACATACAACGTGTTCATATTTGGCATTTGATTTGTCCTAACAGAGTCAAGAACAAAGATGTAAGCCCTTTTAGTCGGAGCTAGAAAAAGACCCCACATTGCTTTCTGACCGACAGCAGACCAGTGATGgtacaaaaatatatgtttcAGTACTTGTTTTCGCTCGAGATACGGTTGGGTGGCAATGCTTTTGAACTGCAGTTGATTAAGATGAAAAGTATCCGTTCCAGTCTTTATGTCAGCTGCCGCTGATCGATCGACGACGCAAATACATCCCAGTTGCAATATAGCTCTAAACTGTAACGGCATTTGAGTTTCATAAATTCCTTCTATATTGGGGCATGATAGATCTGCCATAAGTTCCGGACCGTGTTTCTTATAGTTACTTTCCGGTACAGAGTACTGATACAAATTGTATACGATTCGAGAACGAGGTAGTATCCTTGAACACTTCCTCCACAGGTCTTCCACAGTCGGATCCGGTCTGACTTTGCGAGAGTTTACATAAAATATGCGAGGAACTATCAACCGCAGTTGTTGCAGCTCTTGACCCACTAAAGCCCACAACCTGAACAAACCAGGTTCAGTCGTTTCTGCTATTTCAATTATCTGCCAGGGAGTATCGAACAATGCCCTTTGCGCTCGACGTAGGAACCCACCCATTGTACTAGTATTAGCATTTCTTACCACACCGGCGTAACTTGCTGGCGGAGAGATTTCCTCCGTTACTTTACTTCTCTTTGACTTCCGACGATCGTTCCTCTGATTCGCCTGATAAGcccatttctttttctgataCTGAATCCAGGCCTGCTTTTCTTCTATCGTGTTTCCCAACGGAGGAGGTAAGCCGAGGACTTCTTTCCAGCTCTTATTTAGATTATTTTCATGTTCATCTTGCAAAGCAgctctctttctcttattCACCATCGCCACTGGCTTCTTGAAAACATCTGAACCACCTGCTATATCTTCTATATCTCTAATCTCATTTTCATCATGACTGTCTGATTCATCGTCGGAATCAGGAGTAGCGACTTTCTTTGGTTGTATAACAAACATTTCATTGATACGTCTCTGTTTAAGAACGTCATCCTTTTCCAGCATCTTCTTGTGCAACCAGTCAGGATGCTTTACTCTTGGAACGGGATTTGCAACCTGAAACAATTAATAAATGGTATTAAATGCAATTGACGCATTAGTTGATCAGATTATTGGTAGAATCTACTGACCCCTTGCATTGCTGCAGGTATTGTGATGATCTTTTGAATCGTACTTCCCA is a window of Neodiprion pinetum isolate iyNeoPine1 chromosome 4, iyNeoPine1.2, whole genome shotgun sequence DNA encoding:
- the DNApol-epsilon255 gene encoding DNA polymerase epsilon catalytic subunit 1 isoform X2, with the translated sequence MVREIISKDIESFEYTPKPEFEGFFTIYNEPNEEAVIRKFFAHINDVKPHIFVTYNGDFFDWPFVETRAAIHNIDMKKKIGFSKNRDGVYTCRPAMHMDCLCWVKRDSYLPVGSQNLKAVAKAKLRYDPVELDPEEMCRMACEQPHVLANYSVSDAVATYYLYLKYVHPFIFALCTIIPMEPDEVLRKGSGTLCESLLMVEAFHANIIFPNKQETQLNKLTADGHVLDQETYVGGHVEALESGVFRADIPCRFKMVPEAFNKLIDGVEKALKHTIEEEEKIPLEKVTNFDEVVEKIKVKLRALRDQPLRMENPVIYHLDVGAMYPNIILTNRLQPSAMVDETVCAACDYNKLNAVCQRNMTWMWRGEHTPASLSEFQRIQQQLEIEKFPPLFPGGPQRAFHQLSKEDQAMYEKKRLTEYCRKAYKKTKITRMEERTQTVCQKENSFYVDTVRAFRDRRYEYKALTKVSKQQVSAAVAKGDAGEIKSAKNREILYDSLQLAHKCILNSFYGYVMRKGSRWYSMEMGGIVCYTGAHIIKKAREIIEQVGRPLELDTDGIWCVLPASFPDNEIITTTDQKKSKITISYPNAVLNFMVKEEFTNHAYHDLVDSENLVYEVRSENSIFFEVDGPYLAMVLPASKEEGKKLKKRYAVFNFDGSLAELKGFEVKRRGELQLVKIFQSSVFESFLKGDTLEKCYASVAKIADHWLEVLYTKGANMPDTELFDLISENRSMSRKLEEYGAQKSTSISTAKRLAEFLGDQMVKDAGLACKFIISRKPEGAPVTERAIPLAIFQSDPNVKRYYLRKWLKDPSIQNADIRDVLDWNYYIERLGSTIQKIITIPAAMQGVANPVPRVKHPDWLHKKMLEKDDVLKQRRINEMFVIQPKKVATPDSDDESDSHDENEIRDIEDIAGGSDVFKKPVAMVNKRKRAALQDEHENNLNKSWKEVLGLPPPLGNTIEEKQAWIQYQKKKWAYQANQRNDRRKSKRSKVTEEISPPASYAGVVRNANTSTMGGFLRRAQRALFDTPWQIIEIAETTEPGLFRLWALVGQELQQLRLIVPRIFYVNSRKVRPDPTVEDLWRKCSRILPRSRIVYNLYQYSVPESNYKKHGPELMADLSCPNIEGIYETQMPLQFRAILQLGCICVVDRSAAADIKTGTDTFHLNQLQFKSIATQPYLERKQVLKHIFLYHHWSAVGQKAMWGLFLAPTKRAYIFVLDSVRTNQMPNMNTLYVSERNNLLNSDIQNYVKSLPDEIQFNVRVETDLKQVQRLVQSALQAYKNEKKGPTLLAIQSPIDISVLSRQMPVLTEFPMVNTHIQDMENLYSTLDWQRVGAKAMIRHYLKSDQILDLMIQQCRYFHAPIGNLPADPTIFGADLFYARHLQKHNFVLWCSPTERPDLGGSENDDNRLLTDFEESSSCAANNAGTYSSTCVELDVESLAVNTLLQCHRVNDIEGTSTFVAFDNMPQASLQEIVSGGAGITAIPSYDETALCSAAFKVLKTMVNSWLRDISEYRNVFADYQVIHFYRWLRSPSALLYDPALRRTLHNLMKKLFIQLVAEFRRLGSIIIFANFNKIILCSKKRLISDALGYVEFVVKSIKNKELFHSIEITYQQCWEYLIWLDLPNHAGVKGKIPDELRGNQYVPDTEPDEEDDDDGPEIIMNWNLIEYLPEEAACQASFNAIVAGYISAVYQHMSESESSDATPRRRKRKNSSLSQTLTAPLGLGALESTAEFAKKIISSEMSHKLFQIVQKIHKKLPEKILTREENPYLDFGDAESKKINPALELVKSICKVLSLDKEVEAEVHILKRNLLRLIGVGNFGDSAEWSDPCVSFTLPEVICKACYHTRDIDLCKDNDRAFENNRHVWKCPLCETSYDNAEIEFSLIDTLNRKCMGYILQDLQCVKCNQIKRENMNEYCTCAGQYRTLISKRELVRFAKTAKSIAIKFGMPILAETVQNTHLITS